The Sphaerospermopsis torques-reginae ITEP-024 genome has a window encoding:
- a CDS encoding carbon dioxide-concentrating mechanism protein CcmK, which translates to MPIAVGMIETKGFPAVVEAADAMVKAARVTLVGYEKIGSARVTVIVRGDVSEVQASVAAGIEAARRVNGGEVLSTHIIARPHENLEYVLPIRYTEAVEQFRT; encoded by the coding sequence ATGCCAATTGCAGTTGGAATGATTGAGACAAAAGGGTTTCCAGCAGTAGTAGAAGCTGCGGATGCGATGGTAAAAGCAGCCCGTGTTACCTTAGTAGGCTATGAAAAAATCGGTAGTGCGCGTGTTACCGTAATTGTGCGGGGTGATGTATCTGAAGTACAAGCTTCAGTAGCAGCGGGAATTGAAGCAGCTAGAAGAGTCAATGGTGGAGAAGTGTTATCTACTCATATCATTGCTCGTCCCCACGAAAACCTAGAATATGTATTACCGATTCGGTACACAGAAGCAGTAGAACAGTTCCGAACCTAA
- a CDS encoding NADH-quinone oxidoreductase subunit M: MLSTLILLPLVGAALIGFYPAALSGKIARKIALAFAVIIFLWTVFLTIKFNPGEVGIQFAESLPWIDALGLNYNLGVDGLSLPLLLLNGLLTGIAIYSSDESLQRPKFYYSLILLLSAGVTGAFLAQDLLLFFLFYELELIPLYLLIAIWGGAKRGYAATKFLIYTAISGILILASFLGMVWLSHSPSFGLETLNAHTLPLATQLLLLAGILVGFGIKIPLVPFHTWLPDAHVEASTPISVLLAGVLLKLGTYGLLRFGMNLLPQAWEYLAPSLATWAVISVLFGASCAIAQTDMKKMVAYSSIGHMGYVLLAAAAATPLSVLGAVMQMVSHGLISALMFLLVGVVYQKAGSRDLEAIRGLLNPERGMPVIGTLMILGVMASAGIPGMVGFIAEFIVFRGSYAVFPVQTLLSMLGTGLTAVYFLILVNRAFFGRLSEQVMNLPRVYWSDRIPALILAMLIVVFGIQPSWLTHWTQATIQGMVNTPSLVATVSVDQGERN, from the coding sequence ATGCTAAGTACATTGATATTGCTGCCGTTAGTGGGTGCAGCATTAATTGGTTTCTATCCTGCTGCTTTAAGTGGGAAAATTGCCCGTAAAATAGCTTTGGCTTTTGCGGTAATTATTTTTCTGTGGACGGTTTTCCTGACAATTAAATTTAATCCTGGGGAAGTCGGAATACAGTTTGCTGAGTCTTTACCCTGGATAGATGCGTTAGGTTTAAACTATAATTTAGGTGTAGATGGTTTATCCTTGCCATTGCTGTTGTTAAATGGACTCTTAACAGGTATTGCCATCTATAGTAGTGATGAATCTCTACAACGTCCTAAATTTTATTACTCCTTAATTCTGCTTTTGAGTGCAGGAGTAACAGGAGCTTTTTTAGCACAGGATTTATTGTTGTTTTTCCTGTTTTATGAGTTGGAATTGATTCCCCTGTATCTGTTGATTGCTATTTGGGGTGGTGCAAAACGGGGTTATGCTGCTACTAAGTTTCTGATTTATACTGCGATTTCGGGAATCTTAATTTTAGCTAGTTTCTTGGGGATGGTTTGGTTGAGTCATTCTCCTAGTTTTGGACTAGAAACTTTAAATGCTCACACTCTACCTTTAGCTACTCAACTATTATTATTAGCAGGAATTTTAGTTGGGTTTGGAATTAAAATTCCTCTCGTTCCTTTTCATACTTGGTTGCCCGATGCTCACGTCGAAGCTTCTACACCAATTTCTGTTTTATTAGCTGGTGTATTGTTGAAATTAGGAACTTACGGTTTACTCAGATTTGGGATGAATTTGTTACCCCAAGCTTGGGAATATTTAGCGCCAAGTTTAGCAACATGGGCGGTAATAAGTGTATTGTTTGGTGCATCTTGTGCGATCGCCCAAACTGACATGAAAAAAATGGTAGCCTATAGTTCTATCGGACACATGGGCTATGTTTTGTTAGCAGCAGCAGCAGCAACACCACTCAGTGTCTTGGGTGCGGTGATGCAAATGGTGAGTCACGGTTTAATTTCTGCTCTGATGTTTCTTTTGGTGGGGGTTGTGTATCAAAAAGCTGGTAGCCGTGATTTAGAAGCGATTCGGGGATTACTTAACCCAGAACGAGGAATGCCCGTGATTGGTACTTTGATGATTTTAGGAGTCATGGCCAGCGCAGGTATACCGGGAATGGTGGGTTTTATTGCCGAATTTATTGTATTTCGGGGTAGTTATGCAGTTTTTCCTGTACAAACCCTGTTATCAATGCTGGGTACTGGTTTAACGGCGGTTTATTTCTTAATTTTGGTAAATCGTGCCTTTTTTGGGCGGTTATCTGAGCAAGTGATGAACTTACCAAGAGTATATTGGAGCGATCGCATTCCTGCTTTAATCTTAGCTATGTTAATTGTGGTTTTTGGCATCCAACCATCTTGGTTAACACATTGGACCCAAGCGACAATTCAAGGAATGGTAAATACTCCCAGTTTAGTAGCAACTGTATCAGTAGATCAAGGGGAAAGAAACTAA
- a CDS encoding EutN/CcmL family microcompartment protein: MQIAKVRGTVVSTQKDPSLRGVKLLMLQLVDENGNLLSEYEVAADSVGAGVDEWVLVSRGSAARQVLGNEQRPLDAAVVAIIDTIHVEDRFIYSKKDQYK; encoded by the coding sequence ATGCAAATTGCTAAAGTGCGTGGCACAGTAGTTAGCACCCAAAAAGATCCGAGTCTGCGGGGTGTAAAACTACTAATGTTGCAATTAGTAGATGAAAACGGAAATCTCCTCTCAGAATATGAGGTAGCAGCCGATAGTGTGGGAGCAGGAGTAGATGAGTGGGTACTTGTAAGTAGAGGCAGTGCCGCTCGTCAAGTTCTTGGAAATGAACAACGTCCGTTAGATGCAGCAGTAGTGGCGATAATAGATACAATTCACGTTGAAGATCGTTTCATTTACAGCAAAAAAGATCAATATAAATAG
- a CDS encoding transferase yields the protein MSVPLLRLSDKFDSYISGEVNIHPSAVIAPGVILQAAANSKIIIGPGVCIGMGSILQVNEGILEIEAGANLGAGFLMVGQGKIGANACIGAATTVFNCSVAPEQVVPSGSILGDSSRQIDENQNQQEVETASDTTEKNPPEAEPETPKENVVTYTQFSAAAFVDFKQESISVPPPSPIPKSQSPPVAETPLVTDSTPTETNLPGSQATNTQEPEPSPANTESSQIFGTQIYGQGSINRLLTTLFPNRQPLSNQNSENSSE from the coding sequence ATGTCTGTGCCGTTGCTTCGCCTCAGCGACAAATTTGATTCTTATATTAGTGGCGAAGTGAATATTCATCCCAGTGCAGTAATAGCACCAGGGGTAATACTCCAAGCAGCTGCCAACAGTAAAATTATTATTGGTCCTGGAGTATGTATTGGCATGGGGTCAATTCTCCAAGTCAATGAGGGTATCCTAGAAATAGAAGCAGGAGCAAACCTGGGAGCCGGCTTTTTGATGGTTGGCCAAGGCAAAATTGGGGCTAATGCTTGTATCGGTGCTGCTACGACAGTGTTTAACTGTTCCGTCGCACCGGAGCAAGTAGTACCATCAGGTTCAATTCTGGGAGATAGCAGTCGGCAAATTGATGAAAATCAAAATCAACAGGAGGTAGAAACGGCCTCTGATACCACTGAGAAAAATCCCCCAGAAGCAGAACCTGAAACACCCAAGGAAAACGTAGTTACTTATACTCAATTTTCTGCTGCGGCTTTTGTGGATTTTAAACAAGAATCTATTTCCGTACCTCCACCTTCTCCCATTCCTAAAAGCCAGTCACCTCCTGTTGCAGAAACTCCCCTAGTTACTGACTCTACCCCCACAGAAACAAATCTCCCAGGTTCACAAGCAACTAACACTCAAGAACCCGAACCAAGTCCAGCTAACACAGAAAGTTCTCAAATTTTTGGAACACAGATATATGGACAAGGAAGCATTAATAGACTATTGACTACATTGTTTCCCAATCGGCAACCCTTGAGCAACCAAAACTCTGAAAATTCCTCAGAGTAA
- a CDS encoding NAD(P)H-quinone oxidoreductase subunit F, with amino-acid sequence MNEVLFFTSWFVPFYSLLGAILTLPWGIGLIQRTGPRPAAYLNLLTTLLGFVHSLIVFRDIWNRDQENLVITWFQAADFKLTFALELSPVSIGAIVLITGLSLLAQIYALGYMEKDWSLARFFGLLGFFEAALTGLAISDSLFLSYALLEVLTLSTYLLVGFWYAQPLVVTAARDAFLTKRVGDLLLLMAVVVLSTQAGSLNFSDLYEWVQTANLSPLTSTLLGIALIAGPAGKCAQFPLHLWLDEAMEGPNPASVMRNSLVVAGGAYVLYKIQPILVLSPVALNALVIMGTVTAVGATLVSIAQIDIKRALSHSTSAYMGLVFLAVGLEQGGVALMLLLTHAIAKALLFMSSGSIIYTTQSQDLTEMGGLWSKMPATTTAFVVGSAGMVTLLPLGSFWAMLAWADGLIKVNPWVIAVLVLVNGLTALNLTRVFRLIFWGQPQQKTRRAPEVGWPMALPMVTLTIITLLIPMMLQQWYLLPNWESIDWYIVLALVTSTVLGVVIGSTIYLHKGWSRSRILGWRFLQDLLGYDFYIDRVYRFTIVSAVALLSKISAWSDRYLVDGFVNLVGFATIFGGQSLKYSISGQSQGYMLTILVVISLLGFFISLSLGLLDKLPF; translated from the coding sequence ATGAATGAAGTTCTATTTTTCACCAGTTGGTTTGTACCTTTTTATAGCTTACTAGGGGCAATTTTAACATTGCCCTGGGGCATTGGGTTAATTCAACGTACAGGACCTAGACCTGCTGCTTACTTGAACTTGTTGACGACCTTACTAGGTTTTGTCCATAGCTTGATTGTATTTAGAGACATCTGGAACAGAGACCAAGAAAATTTAGTAATTACTTGGTTTCAAGCTGCGGATTTTAAGTTAACCTTTGCATTGGAACTGTCACCAGTAAGTATTGGGGCAATAGTTTTAATCACAGGATTAAGTCTATTAGCTCAAATTTATGCCCTGGGTTACATGGAAAAAGACTGGTCTTTAGCCAGGTTTTTTGGACTGCTGGGATTTTTTGAAGCTGCTTTGACTGGTTTAGCGATTAGTGATTCCTTGTTCCTGAGTTATGCTTTGTTAGAAGTTCTCACCCTTTCTACTTATCTGCTGGTGGGTTTTTGGTATGCTCAACCCTTGGTAGTTACAGCAGCGCGAGATGCTTTTTTAACTAAGCGGGTGGGAGATTTGTTATTGCTGATGGCTGTGGTTGTCCTTTCCACCCAAGCTGGTAGTTTGAACTTTTCCGATTTGTATGAATGGGTACAAACTGCTAATTTAAGTCCATTAACATCAACATTACTGGGTATAGCCTTGATAGCTGGTCCTGCTGGTAAGTGCGCCCAATTTCCCCTACATTTGTGGTTAGATGAGGCAATGGAAGGACCAAACCCGGCTTCGGTAATGCGAAACTCTTTGGTAGTGGCTGGTGGTGCTTATGTTTTGTACAAGATTCAGCCCATATTAGTTCTATCCCCTGTGGCGCTCAATGCCTTGGTAATTATGGGTACGGTGACTGCGGTGGGTGCAACATTGGTGTCAATAGCCCAGATTGATATTAAACGGGCTTTATCTCATTCTACAAGTGCCTATATGGGATTGGTGTTTTTGGCAGTGGGTTTAGAACAAGGTGGTGTAGCTTTGATGTTGTTGCTAACTCATGCGATCGCCAAAGCCTTATTATTTATGAGTTCCGGTTCCATCATATATACCACCCAAAGTCAAGACTTAACCGAAATGGGTGGTTTGTGGTCAAAAATGCCAGCTACTACCACCGCCTTTGTAGTTGGTTCAGCAGGGATGGTGACATTATTACCCTTGGGTAGTTTTTGGGCAATGTTGGCTTGGGCTGATGGCTTAATCAAAGTTAACCCTTGGGTGATTGCAGTTTTAGTTTTGGTTAATGGCTTGACAGCTTTAAATTTAACCAGAGTTTTCCGGCTGATCTTTTGGGGACAACCACAACAGAAAACACGCCGCGCCCCAGAAGTCGGTTGGCCAATGGCTTTACCAATGGTGACTTTAACTATCATCACCCTGCTAATACCAATGATGCTTCAGCAATGGTACTTACTACCAAACTGGGAAAGTATTGATTGGTACATCGTATTAGCTTTGGTGACTTCCACGGTCTTAGGGGTGGTGATTGGCTCAACGATTTACTTGCATAAAGGTTGGTCAAGATCCAGAATTTTGGGATGGAGATTTTTACAAGATTTACTAGGGTATGATTTTTACATTGACAGAGTTTATCGCTTCACCATAGTTAGTGCAGTAGCATTATTGTCCAAGATATCTGCATGGAGCGATCGCTATTTAGTGGATGGGTTTGTGAATTTAGTCGGCTTTGCCACTATTTTTGGCGGACAAAGCTTAAAATACAGCATTTCCGGTCAATCTCAAGGTTATATGTTAACTATCCTCGTTGTGATCAGCCTTCTGGGCTTCTTTATTAGCTTGTCCTTGGGTTTACTGGATAAATTGCCTTTTTAG
- a CDS encoding ribulose bisphosphate carboxylase small subunit, whose translation MAVRSTAAPPTPWSRSLAEPDIHQTAFVHSSCNLIGDVHLGQNVIIAPGTSIRADEGTPFYIGENTNIQDGVVIHGLEQGRVIGDDGEKYSVWIGKNASITHMALIHGPAYVGDSCFIGFRSTVFNARVGAGCIVMMHALIQDVEIPPGKYVASGSIITTQQQADRLPDVQDQDQQFAHHVVGINQALRAGYRCAEDLKCITPIRDELNVSGAKSYTSITVEELDRSSEVASKLGAETIEQVRYLLEQGYKIGTEHVDQRRFRTGSWQSCKAIETRSLGQAIAALESCLVDHSGEYVRLFGIDNGRKRVLETIIQRPDGVVSNGTSSFKAPAATSYSSYNGNGNGNGAVASGSLSAETINQIRQLLANGYKIGTEHVDERRFRTGTWQNCQPIETNSANEVVAALEDCMVSHQGEYVRLIGIDTKAKRRVLETIIQRPNGQVVSSGTAKPAAASYGGGTTTATATATSTRLSAEVVDQLRQLLQGGLKISLEHVDQRRFRTGTWASAGQIEARTERDAIAAVEACLSEYPGEYVRLIGIDTAAKRRVLEAIIQRP comes from the coding sequence ATGGCAGTCCGCAGCACGGCGGCACCCCCAACCCCGTGGTCTAGGAGTTTAGCTGAACCCGATATCCATCAAACCGCATTTGTACATTCTTCTTGTAATCTCATTGGGGATGTACACCTGGGTCAGAATGTGATTATTGCTCCAGGAACTTCGATTAGAGCAGATGAAGGTACACCTTTTTATATTGGTGAAAATACTAATATTCAAGATGGTGTAGTCATTCATGGGTTGGAGCAAGGCCGAGTAATTGGTGATGATGGCGAAAAATACTCGGTATGGATTGGTAAAAATGCTTCTATTACCCACATGGCGCTGATTCATGGACCAGCTTATGTTGGGGACAGTTGCTTTATAGGTTTTCGCTCCACTGTCTTTAATGCCAGAGTCGGAGCAGGTTGCATCGTTATGATGCACGCATTAATACAAGATGTAGAAATTCCCCCGGGAAAATACGTAGCTTCTGGCTCTATTATTACGACCCAGCAACAAGCGGATCGTCTGCCAGATGTACAAGATCAGGATCAGCAATTTGCTCACCACGTTGTGGGGATAAATCAGGCTTTGCGGGCTGGTTATCGCTGTGCAGAGGATCTCAAGTGTATTACCCCAATTCGGGATGAACTGAATGTTTCTGGGGCAAAATCTTATACAAGCATTACCGTTGAAGAATTGGATAGGAGTAGTGAAGTGGCAAGCAAATTGGGTGCAGAAACGATAGAGCAAGTGCGCTATCTACTGGAACAAGGTTATAAAATTGGCACTGAACACGTAGATCAAAGACGTTTCCGCACAGGTTCTTGGCAAAGCTGTAAGGCTATTGAAACCCGGTCATTAGGGCAAGCGATCGCAGCCTTAGAATCTTGTTTAGTAGACCACAGTGGCGAGTACGTGCGGTTGTTCGGCATTGACAATGGTAGAAAACGGGTATTAGAAACCATCATTCAACGTCCTGATGGTGTAGTTAGCAACGGTACATCTAGCTTTAAAGCTCCGGCGGCTACATCTTACAGCAGCTACAACGGCAATGGTAATGGTAACGGTGCTGTTGCCAGTGGTAGCCTCAGTGCCGAAACCATTAACCAAATTCGCCAACTTTTGGCTAATGGCTACAAAATTGGTACAGAACACGTGGATGAGCGTCGTTTCCGTACAGGTACATGGCAAAACTGCCAACCCATTGAAACAAATTCTGCTAATGAGGTAGTAGCAGCGTTAGAAGATTGTATGGTTTCCCATCAGGGGGAATATGTACGTTTAATTGGCATTGACACCAAAGCTAAACGTCGCGTATTGGAAACCATTATCCAGCGTCCTAACGGTCAAGTAGTATCTTCTGGCACAGCGAAACCAGCAGCAGCTTCTTATGGTGGTGGAACTACAACCGCAACTGCAACCGCAACCAGTACCCGGTTGAGTGCAGAAGTAGTAGATCAACTGAGACAGTTGTTACAAGGTGGGTTGAAAATTAGCCTGGAACACGTAGACCAGCGCCGTTTCCGTACAGGAACTTGGGCGAGTGCCGGACAAATTGAAGCCAGAACAGAAAGAGATGCGATCGCTGCTGTGGAAGCTTGCCTCTCTGAATATCCCGGTGAATACGTGCGTTTAATTGGTATTGACACCGCAGCAAAACGCCGCGTATTAGAAGCAATTATTCAGCGTCCATAA
- a CDS encoding carbon dioxide-concentrating mechanism protein CcmK: MSIAVGMVETLGFPAVVEAADAMVKAARVTLVGYEKIGSGRVTVIVRGDVSEVQASVAAGVENVKRVNGGQVLSTHIIARPHENLEYVLPIRYTEDVEQFREGVSGIRPFRSRQ; encoded by the coding sequence ATGTCAATTGCAGTGGGAATGGTGGAAACCCTGGGCTTTCCAGCAGTAGTAGAAGCTGCTGATGCGATGGTAAAAGCGGCTCGTGTTACCTTAGTAGGCTATGAAAAAATTGGTAGCGGTCGGGTAACAGTTATCGTGCGTGGTGACGTTTCCGAAGTCCAAGCTTCTGTAGCAGCAGGAGTAGAAAACGTGAAACGAGTCAACGGTGGACAAGTGTTGTCTACACACATCATTGCTCGTCCTCACGAAAACCTGGAATATGTACTGCCAATTAGATATACAGAGGATGTTGAACAATTCCGGGAAGGTGTAAGCGGAATTCGTCCTTTCAGAAGCAGACAATAA
- a CDS encoding CO2 hydration protein, with translation MVNTKNKPVDHPLNEFIQRLQTGEALLKDSPENVLEVVGILKSYGVVLDAYSKNLIYIAENQFLVFFPFLKYFDGKVSLSQLLRHWWHDRINFEYAEYCMKTMMWHGGGGLDSYLDSKEFAERAEAVIAAKFKYNPLILGINNLFPDFLIEQLRVSAYYSGLGQFWRVMADIFLSLSDLYDQGKIKSIPQVVDHIKTGLVKDALRPITYDVKIGGKVYDIIPKSVGLTFLPDTAVPYVEAVFFRGTPFLGTVSLNAQAYQVPPDQARFQYGALYADPLPIGGAGIPPTLLMQDMRHYLPEYLHDIYKRSLRGEDDLRVQICMSFQKSMFCVTSAAILGLMPYPVDTEDQSEQTANRVYLEKWMDRFKTSRLLEVNK, from the coding sequence ATGGTTAATACCAAAAACAAACCCGTTGATCATCCCTTGAATGAGTTTATCCAGCGTTTACAAACTGGAGAAGCGTTACTGAAAGATAGCCCAGAAAACGTTTTGGAAGTCGTGGGTATTCTCAAAAGTTATGGTGTGGTTTTAGATGCTTATTCTAAAAATCTTATTTACATTGCTGAAAATCAGTTTTTAGTATTTTTCCCATTTTTAAAATATTTTGATGGTAAAGTTTCTTTATCTCAATTACTGCGTCATTGGTGGCATGACAGAATTAATTTTGAGTATGCCGAATATTGCATGAAAACCATGATGTGGCATGGTGGTGGTGGCTTAGATAGTTATTTAGATAGTAAAGAATTTGCAGAAAGAGCAGAAGCGGTAATTGCTGCTAAGTTTAAGTATAATCCTTTAATTTTAGGAATTAACAATCTGTTCCCTGATTTTTTAATTGAACAGTTGCGAGTATCTGCCTACTATAGTGGTTTAGGTCAATTTTGGCGAGTTATGGCTGATATTTTTCTCAGCTTATCAGACCTTTATGATCAAGGGAAAATTAAATCAATTCCTCAAGTTGTAGATCATATTAAAACTGGTTTGGTAAAAGATGCTTTAAGACCTATTACCTACGATGTGAAAATTGGCGGTAAGGTTTATGATATTATTCCCAAATCAGTTGGTTTAACATTCTTACCAGATACCGCAGTTCCTTATGTAGAAGCGGTATTTTTCCGGGGAACTCCCTTTTTAGGAACTGTTTCTTTAAACGCCCAAGCATATCAAGTTCCCCCAGATCAGGCCAGATTTCAATATGGTGCATTATACGCAGATCCTTTACCTATTGGTGGTGCAGGTATTCCTCCTACATTGTTAATGCAAGATATGCGCCATTATTTACCAGAATATCTGCATGATATTTATAAGCGTAGTTTGCGGGGTGAAGATGATCTGCGGGTACAAATTTGTATGAGTTTCCAAAAGTCCATGTTTTGTGTCACCAGTGCTGCTATTTTAGGATTGATGCCTTATCCTGTGGATACAGAA